From Brienomyrus brachyistius isolate T26 chromosome 21, BBRACH_0.4, whole genome shotgun sequence, the proteins below share one genomic window:
- the LOC125716375 gene encoding 26S proteasome non-ATPase regulatory subunit 2 isoform X1 produces MEEEKKDKKLPERTEDKEKHSPTKDKEKEKRDEQELSEEDKQLQEELEMMVERLGEKDASLYRPALEELRRHIRSSTTSMTSVPKPLKFLRPHYGKMKEIYQGMEDGENKRFCADVVSVLAMTMSGDRECLKFRLLGSQEELASWGHEYVRHLAGEVAKEWQEVEESDTAQQEALLKLVKEIVPYNMAHNAEHEACDLLMEIERLDMLEQYIDENAYAKVCLYLTSCVSYVPEPENSALLKCALKIFRKFGRYPEALRLALMLNNVELVEDIFISCKDIVIQKQMAYMLGRHGLFLELSEDVEDYEDLTEIMSNVQLNSNFLALGRELDIMEPKVPDDIYKTHLENNRFGSSGSQVDSARMNLASSFVNGFVNAAFGQDKLLTDDGNKWLYKNKDHGMLSAAASLGMILLWDVDGGLTQIDKYLYSSEDYIKSGALLACGIVNSGVRNECDPALALLSDYVLHNSNVMRIGAIFGLGLAYAGSGREEVLSLLLPVMGDSKSNMEVVGVTALACGLIAVGTCNGDVTSTIMQTIMEKSEQELKDTYARWLPLGLGLNHLGKGDAIETTLAALQVVSEPFRSFANTLVDICAYAGSGNVLKVQQLLHICSEHYDTKDKEEDKDKKDKKDKEKKESTADMGSHQGVAVLGIALIAMGEEIGSEMALRTFGHLLRYGEPALRRAVPLALALISVSNPRLNILDTLSKFSHDADPEVSYNSIFAMGVVGSGTNNARLAAMLRQLAQYHAKDPNNLFMVRLAQGLMHLGKGTLTLCPYHSDRQLMSQVAVAGLLTVLVSFLDVKNVILGKSHYVLYSLVAAMQPRMLVTFDEELRPLPVSVRVGQAVDVVGQAGKPKAITGFQTHTTPVLLAHGERAELATEEYLPVTPILEGFVILRKNPNYDA; encoded by the exons ATGGAGGAAGAAAAGAAAGATAAAAAGCTACCTGAGAGGACTGAAGACAAGGAGAAGCATTCGCCCACCAAGGACAAAGAAAAGGAAAAGAGGGATGAGCAGGAATTG TCTGAAGAGGACAAGCAGCTTCAGGAGGAGCTGGAGATGATGGTGGAGCGGCTGGGT GAGAAGGACGCTTCCCTGTACCGACCTGCCTTGGAGGAGCTGCGCAGGCACATTCGGTCCTCCACCACCTCTATGACGTCGGTTCCCAAGCCACTCAAGTTCCTGCGACCGCACTATGGGAAGATGAAGGAGATCTACCAGGGCATGGAGGATGGAGAAAACAAG CGGTTCTGTGCGGACGTGGTGTCGGTCCTTGCCATGACGATGAGTGGGGACCGTGAATGTTTGAAGTTTCGCCTTTTGGGCTCGCAGGAGGAGTTGGCTTCTTGGGGGCATGAATACGTCAG GCACCTGGCTGGGGAGGTGGCCAAGGAGTGGCAGGAGGTGGAGGAGAGTGATACAGCCCAGCAGGAGGCGCTGCTGAAGCTGGTGAAGGAGATAGTGCCCTATAACATGGCCCACAATGCCGAGCATGAGGCCTGCGACCTCCTGATGGAGATTGAGCGCTTGGATATGCTGGAGCAGTACATCGACGAGAATGCGTATGCCAAGGTCTGCCTCTACCTGACCAG CTGTGTGAGTTACGTCCCCGAACCAGAGAACTCTGCACTCCTCAAATGCGCCTTGAAGATCTTCCGCAAGTTTGGCCGCTACCCCGAAGCTCTGCGGCTGGCCCTGATGCTGAACAACGTGGAGCTGGTGGAGGACATCTTCATCTCCTGCAAGGACAT TGTGATCCAGAAGCAGATGGCTTACATGCTTGGACGACACGGGCTGTTTCTGGAGCTCAGCGAGGACGTGGAGGACTATGAGGACTTGACGGAGATCATGTCCAACGTTCAGCTCAACAGCAACTTCCTGGCTCTGGGCAGAGAG TTGGACATCATGGAACCCAAAGTACCTGATGACATCTACAAAACACATTTAGAAAACAACA GGTTTGGAAGCAGTGGCTCCCAGGTGGACTCCGCCCGGATGAACCTGGCCTCCTCCTTCGTCAATGGCTTCGTGAATGCGGCATTTGGTCAGGACAAGCTACTCACAGATGATGGGAACAAGTGGCTGTACAAGAACAAGGACcatg GTATGCTGAGTGCGGCCGCCTCCCTGGGAATGATTCTCCTGTGGGACGTAGACGGTGGTCTCACGCAGATCGATAAGTACCTGTACTCATCGGAGGACTACATCAAA TCAGGTGCCCTCCTGGCCTGTGGCATTGTGAACTCGGGCGTCAGGAATGAGTGCGACCCTGCCTTGGCTCTTCTCTCTGACTACGTTCTGCACAACAGCAACGTCATGCGGATCGGGGCCATCTTTGG GCTGGGCCTGGCCTATGCTGGATCTGGCCGTGAGGAGGTGCTGTctctgctgctgcctgtcatggGCGACTCCAAGTCCAACATGGAG GTGGTAGGAGTGACTGCACTGGCGTGTGGTCTGATCGCTGTCGGCACTTGCAATGGGGACGTGACTTCGACCATAATGCAGACCATCATGGAGAAGTCAGAGCAGGAGCTGAAGGACACATATGCTCGCTGGTTGCCCCTTGGGCTGGGCCTCAACCACCTGG GTAAGGGAGATGCCATTGAGACTACCCTGGCAGCTCTGCAGGTGGTATCTGAGCCCTTCCGCAGCTTTGCAAACACCCTGGTGGACATCTGTGCCTATGCAG GGTCGGGCAATGTGCTCAAGGTCCAGCAGCTCCTTCATATCTGCAGTGAGCACTATGACACCAAGGACAAAGAGGAGGACAAGGACAAGAAGGATAAGAAGGACAAGGAGAAGAAGGAGAGCACAGCCGACATGGGCTCCCACCAG ggcgTGGCAGTGCTGGGAATCGCACTCATTGCTATGGGAGAGGAAATCGGCTCGGAGATGGCCCTACGGACCTTCGGACACCTG CTACGCTACGGGGAACCCGCCCTCCGGCGTGCTGTCCCTCTGGCCCTTGCCCTCATCTCCGTCTCCAATCCTCGGCTGAACATACTGGACACGCTCAGCAAGTTCTCCCATGATGCCGACCCCGAGGTCTCCTACAACTCCATCTTTGCCATGGGCGTGGTGGGCAGCG GGACCAACAACGCCCGACTTGCTGCTATGCTGCGACAGCTGGCCCAGTACCACGCCAAAGACCCCAACAATCTCTTCATGGTTAGGTTAGCGCAG GGTTTGATGCACTTGGGCAAAGGGACACTCACGCTGTGTCCGTACCACAGTGACCGGCAGCTCATGAGTCAGGTAGCAGTGGCTGGCCTGCTCACGGTCCTCGTCTCTTTCCTCGATGTCAAGAATG TGATCCTGGGGAAGTCCCACTACGTGCTGTACAGTCTGGTGGCAGCCATGCAGCCTCGTATGCTGGTCACCTTCGATGAGGAGCTGCGCCCACTGCCGGTGTCGGTCCGAGTGGGACAG GCGGTGGACGTGGTGGGCCAAGCCGGGAAGCCCAAGGCCATCACAGGCTTCCAGACCCACACCACGCCAGTCCTGCTGGCCCACGGTGAGAGGGCCGAGCTGGCCACTGAGGAGTACCTGCCCGTCACACCCATCCTGGAGGGTTTTGTCATCCTGCGCAAAAACCCCAACTATGACGCCTAG
- the LOC125716375 gene encoding 26S proteasome non-ATPase regulatory subunit 2 isoform X2: MMVERLGEKDASLYRPALEELRRHIRSSTTSMTSVPKPLKFLRPHYGKMKEIYQGMEDGENKRFCADVVSVLAMTMSGDRECLKFRLLGSQEELASWGHEYVRHLAGEVAKEWQEVEESDTAQQEALLKLVKEIVPYNMAHNAEHEACDLLMEIERLDMLEQYIDENAYAKVCLYLTSCVSYVPEPENSALLKCALKIFRKFGRYPEALRLALMLNNVELVEDIFISCKDIVIQKQMAYMLGRHGLFLELSEDVEDYEDLTEIMSNVQLNSNFLALGRELDIMEPKVPDDIYKTHLENNRFGSSGSQVDSARMNLASSFVNGFVNAAFGQDKLLTDDGNKWLYKNKDHGMLSAAASLGMILLWDVDGGLTQIDKYLYSSEDYIKSGALLACGIVNSGVRNECDPALALLSDYVLHNSNVMRIGAIFGLGLAYAGSGREEVLSLLLPVMGDSKSNMEVVGVTALACGLIAVGTCNGDVTSTIMQTIMEKSEQELKDTYARWLPLGLGLNHLGKGDAIETTLAALQVVSEPFRSFANTLVDICAYAGSGNVLKVQQLLHICSEHYDTKDKEEDKDKKDKKDKEKKESTADMGSHQGVAVLGIALIAMGEEIGSEMALRTFGHLLRYGEPALRRAVPLALALISVSNPRLNILDTLSKFSHDADPEVSYNSIFAMGVVGSGTNNARLAAMLRQLAQYHAKDPNNLFMVRLAQGLMHLGKGTLTLCPYHSDRQLMSQVAVAGLLTVLVSFLDVKNVILGKSHYVLYSLVAAMQPRMLVTFDEELRPLPVSVRVGQAVDVVGQAGKPKAITGFQTHTTPVLLAHGERAELATEEYLPVTPILEGFVILRKNPNYDA; this comes from the exons ATGATGGTGGAGCGGCTGGGT GAGAAGGACGCTTCCCTGTACCGACCTGCCTTGGAGGAGCTGCGCAGGCACATTCGGTCCTCCACCACCTCTATGACGTCGGTTCCCAAGCCACTCAAGTTCCTGCGACCGCACTATGGGAAGATGAAGGAGATCTACCAGGGCATGGAGGATGGAGAAAACAAG CGGTTCTGTGCGGACGTGGTGTCGGTCCTTGCCATGACGATGAGTGGGGACCGTGAATGTTTGAAGTTTCGCCTTTTGGGCTCGCAGGAGGAGTTGGCTTCTTGGGGGCATGAATACGTCAG GCACCTGGCTGGGGAGGTGGCCAAGGAGTGGCAGGAGGTGGAGGAGAGTGATACAGCCCAGCAGGAGGCGCTGCTGAAGCTGGTGAAGGAGATAGTGCCCTATAACATGGCCCACAATGCCGAGCATGAGGCCTGCGACCTCCTGATGGAGATTGAGCGCTTGGATATGCTGGAGCAGTACATCGACGAGAATGCGTATGCCAAGGTCTGCCTCTACCTGACCAG CTGTGTGAGTTACGTCCCCGAACCAGAGAACTCTGCACTCCTCAAATGCGCCTTGAAGATCTTCCGCAAGTTTGGCCGCTACCCCGAAGCTCTGCGGCTGGCCCTGATGCTGAACAACGTGGAGCTGGTGGAGGACATCTTCATCTCCTGCAAGGACAT TGTGATCCAGAAGCAGATGGCTTACATGCTTGGACGACACGGGCTGTTTCTGGAGCTCAGCGAGGACGTGGAGGACTATGAGGACTTGACGGAGATCATGTCCAACGTTCAGCTCAACAGCAACTTCCTGGCTCTGGGCAGAGAG TTGGACATCATGGAACCCAAAGTACCTGATGACATCTACAAAACACATTTAGAAAACAACA GGTTTGGAAGCAGTGGCTCCCAGGTGGACTCCGCCCGGATGAACCTGGCCTCCTCCTTCGTCAATGGCTTCGTGAATGCGGCATTTGGTCAGGACAAGCTACTCACAGATGATGGGAACAAGTGGCTGTACAAGAACAAGGACcatg GTATGCTGAGTGCGGCCGCCTCCCTGGGAATGATTCTCCTGTGGGACGTAGACGGTGGTCTCACGCAGATCGATAAGTACCTGTACTCATCGGAGGACTACATCAAA TCAGGTGCCCTCCTGGCCTGTGGCATTGTGAACTCGGGCGTCAGGAATGAGTGCGACCCTGCCTTGGCTCTTCTCTCTGACTACGTTCTGCACAACAGCAACGTCATGCGGATCGGGGCCATCTTTGG GCTGGGCCTGGCCTATGCTGGATCTGGCCGTGAGGAGGTGCTGTctctgctgctgcctgtcatggGCGACTCCAAGTCCAACATGGAG GTGGTAGGAGTGACTGCACTGGCGTGTGGTCTGATCGCTGTCGGCACTTGCAATGGGGACGTGACTTCGACCATAATGCAGACCATCATGGAGAAGTCAGAGCAGGAGCTGAAGGACACATATGCTCGCTGGTTGCCCCTTGGGCTGGGCCTCAACCACCTGG GTAAGGGAGATGCCATTGAGACTACCCTGGCAGCTCTGCAGGTGGTATCTGAGCCCTTCCGCAGCTTTGCAAACACCCTGGTGGACATCTGTGCCTATGCAG GGTCGGGCAATGTGCTCAAGGTCCAGCAGCTCCTTCATATCTGCAGTGAGCACTATGACACCAAGGACAAAGAGGAGGACAAGGACAAGAAGGATAAGAAGGACAAGGAGAAGAAGGAGAGCACAGCCGACATGGGCTCCCACCAG ggcgTGGCAGTGCTGGGAATCGCACTCATTGCTATGGGAGAGGAAATCGGCTCGGAGATGGCCCTACGGACCTTCGGACACCTG CTACGCTACGGGGAACCCGCCCTCCGGCGTGCTGTCCCTCTGGCCCTTGCCCTCATCTCCGTCTCCAATCCTCGGCTGAACATACTGGACACGCTCAGCAAGTTCTCCCATGATGCCGACCCCGAGGTCTCCTACAACTCCATCTTTGCCATGGGCGTGGTGGGCAGCG GGACCAACAACGCCCGACTTGCTGCTATGCTGCGACAGCTGGCCCAGTACCACGCCAAAGACCCCAACAATCTCTTCATGGTTAGGTTAGCGCAG GGTTTGATGCACTTGGGCAAAGGGACACTCACGCTGTGTCCGTACCACAGTGACCGGCAGCTCATGAGTCAGGTAGCAGTGGCTGGCCTGCTCACGGTCCTCGTCTCTTTCCTCGATGTCAAGAATG TGATCCTGGGGAAGTCCCACTACGTGCTGTACAGTCTGGTGGCAGCCATGCAGCCTCGTATGCTGGTCACCTTCGATGAGGAGCTGCGCCCACTGCCGGTGTCGGTCCGAGTGGGACAG GCGGTGGACGTGGTGGGCCAAGCCGGGAAGCCCAAGGCCATCACAGGCTTCCAGACCCACACCACGCCAGTCCTGCTGGCCCACGGTGAGAGGGCCGAGCTGGCCACTGAGGAGTACCTGCCCGTCACACCCATCCTGGAGGGTTTTGTCATCCTGCGCAAAAACCCCAACTATGACGCCTAG